One region of Chryseobacterium sp. C-71 genomic DNA includes:
- a CDS encoding pyridoxal phosphate-dependent aminotransferase — MFNNTDINFEALKKKAYNGRWATLEDGIIPLTAADPDFRMSTEIEQGIIEYIKDGYLSYGPFSGLPEFKKSVSEHFNTGKNGNFTPENVLAVNSAAMGMFMVAKYVLNTGDEAIIFDPVDFLFKKTVDAVGGVLKLCPVDSKTGNIDFEMLVSLIGPKTKMISICNPHNPVGRVYSKEILKKISEIAAAHDLWVMSDEIWSDIVYDKREFNTYSSVSEEAKKKSFTVFGFSKSFGIAGLRIGAVLCNDQELLDDFTEKSQFNSTIEGVSTLSQIAGSVAIDRAKPWFNDFLTHLQHNRDLAHSILSNSGILTPNLPEATFVIFPKIENGMSSDQFAQHVLKQGKVAVVPGSERWFGKGAEGHIRICFSTSREILEEGLNRIIKSF, encoded by the coding sequence ATGTTTAATAATACTGATATAAATTTTGAGGCTCTCAAAAAAAAGGCCTACAACGGAAGATGGGCAACTTTAGAAGACGGAATTATTCCTCTCACTGCTGCTGATCCGGATTTCAGAATGTCTACCGAGATCGAGCAAGGCATTATTGAATATATTAAAGACGGATATTTGAGCTACGGGCCATTTTCCGGTCTGCCTGAATTCAAAAAAAGCGTTTCAGAACATTTCAACACAGGAAAAAACGGAAACTTCACTCCTGAAAATGTATTGGCGGTCAACAGTGCTGCGATGGGAATGTTTATGGTTGCCAAATATGTTTTAAATACTGGTGATGAAGCCATCATTTTTGATCCGGTTGATTTTTTATTTAAAAAGACCGTTGACGCAGTTGGCGGAGTTCTGAAATTATGTCCGGTAGATTCTAAAACCGGAAATATTGATTTTGAGATGTTGGTTTCATTAATTGGTCCTAAAACAAAAATGATCAGCATCTGCAACCCTCACAATCCGGTTGGAAGGGTTTATTCAAAAGAAATCTTAAAGAAAATATCTGAAATTGCAGCAGCTCATGATCTTTGGGTGATGAGTGATGAAATATGGAGCGATATTGTTTACGATAAAAGAGAATTCAATACGTACTCATCAGTTTCTGAAGAAGCTAAAAAGAAGAGTTTTACCGTATTCGGGTTTTCAAAGTCTTTTGGAATTGCGGGTTTAAGAATTGGTGCAGTTTTATGCAATGATCAGGAACTTCTTGACGATTTCACAGAAAAATCTCAATTCAATTCTACCATTGAAGGTGTTTCTACTTTGTCACAAATTGCAGGAAGCGTGGCAATTGACCGAGCAAAACCTTGGTTTAATGATTTCCTAACGCATTTGCAACACAACAGAGATTTGGCGCACAGCATCTTGAGTAATTCAGGAATTTTAACGCCTAATCTTCCCGAAGCCACGTTTGTGATTTTTCCAAAAATTGAAAACGGAATGTCGAGCGACCAGTTTGCTCAACACGTTTTAAAGCAAGGAAAAGTTGCCGTTGTTCCCGGTTCTGAACGTTGGTTTGGAAAAGGAGCAGAAGGCCACATCAGGATCTGCTTCTCTACTTCCAGAGAAATTTTGGAAGAAGGATTGAACAGGATTATTAAAAGTTTTTAG
- a CDS encoding BlaI/MecI/CopY family transcriptional regulator, whose amino-acid sequence MKEIKLTDSEEVIMEMLWEKQKLFMKEILESYPEPKPASTTVATLLKRMQNKDLVGYTLYGNSREYFPKVAKSEYFKEEMTSMIDRFFNSSVTQFASFFTSNTKLSQKQLKELREIIDKEIKE is encoded by the coding sequence ATGAAAGAAATAAAACTGACAGATTCTGAGGAAGTGATAATGGAAATGCTTTGGGAAAAACAAAAACTTTTTATGAAAGAAATCCTGGAATCCTACCCTGAACCGAAGCCCGCATCAACAACCGTTGCAACTTTGTTGAAAAGAATGCAAAACAAAGATTTAGTAGGCTACACATTATATGGAAATTCACGCGAATACTTTCCAAAAGTTGCGAAAAGTGAATATTTCAAGGAAGAAATGACTTCTATGATTGACCGTTTTTTTAACAGCTCGGTGACACAGTTTGCTTCGTTTTTTACCTCAAATACAAAGTTGAGTCAAAAACAGTTGAAAGAGCTTCGTGAAATTATCGACAAAGAAATAAAAGAATAG
- a CDS encoding M56 family metallopeptidase yields the protein METIILKIILCSGIVLGLYYLFLAKEKTLTFNRFYLLLGLIFSYTIPFVTIKTKEIVKDKPVLLIEQESPIQILQDPDTVQAETFDYTQLLLIIYFVISGILIAKILYSILKIKTLKGRKIIYQNRNVVLLEKEISPFSFLNTIYLSEKYFKDQKIDERIFLHEEIHVKQKHSFDVLLIEIIKAFSWFNPFIYFYKNVMITNHEFLADEEVIIKNENIKNYQELILNEVLKQQNFKLTHQFNFNNTKKRFIMMTKRNSKFAEAKKYLAIPLFIVLAGFFVEKVYAKDSLSKVSGKSEGIFAEEDPYIEFNKIIKKYGNLIELKKYAEFEKTVSLSDREKLKDLYFQLTKEQRDATPFYFFNIKKSEKINVTQNQLNDFKNSKKYGLWIDGKKTKNQDLQNYKPEDFSHQSVSKRYPNAISAKNPEPYQVNLMTHQYFQNYQNEKEKTFMGFKAKAFIKGKDTITPRKNVDAKLIEIKKDSDKSQNTVLDISTAVEGQAADLVPAEFPGGANLLRKLVSGNFNGSVLSGNEGSLKSVITFIVDENGKARDIKTSGDNEKFNNEAYIATKLANQNVVWKPATLNGKPVAYQYKIPLSMTFETFKKTQ from the coding sequence ATGGAAACTATCATTCTAAAAATAATTTTGTGTTCAGGAATTGTGCTTGGACTCTACTATTTATTTCTGGCAAAAGAGAAAACATTGACCTTCAACCGCTTCTATTTATTGTTGGGGCTTATTTTCTCATACACAATTCCTTTTGTGACGATTAAAACCAAAGAAATCGTAAAGGACAAACCAGTCCTGTTGATTGAGCAGGAAAGTCCAATACAGATTTTACAAGATCCAGATACAGTACAGGCAGAAACGTTTGATTACACTCAATTATTGCTAATCATTTACTTTGTAATCTCAGGAATATTGATTGCAAAAATACTGTATTCAATACTAAAAATTAAAACACTGAAAGGTAGGAAGATCATTTATCAGAACCGTAATGTTGTTTTGCTTGAAAAAGAGATTTCGCCGTTTAGTTTTTTGAACACTATTTATCTTTCTGAAAAGTATTTTAAGGATCAAAAAATTGACGAAAGAATATTTCTACACGAGGAAATTCATGTAAAACAAAAGCATTCATTCGATGTATTACTTATCGAAATTATAAAGGCTTTTTCATGGTTCAATCCTTTCATCTACTTCTATAAAAATGTGATGATTACCAATCATGAATTTTTGGCCGATGAAGAAGTTATCATCAAAAATGAAAACATTAAAAACTATCAGGAACTGATTTTGAATGAGGTTCTGAAACAACAAAACTTTAAACTTACACACCAATTCAATTTCAATAACACCAAAAAAAGATTTATTATGATGACCAAAAGAAATTCAAAATTTGCGGAAGCAAAAAAGTATTTGGCGATTCCTCTTTTCATTGTGCTTGCCGGTTTTTTTGTGGAGAAAGTCTATGCGAAAGACTCTTTATCAAAAGTCTCAGGTAAAAGTGAAGGTATTTTTGCTGAAGAAGACCCTTACATTGAGTTTAATAAGATAATTAAAAAATATGGTAATCTTATAGAACTAAAAAAATATGCAGAGTTTGAGAAAACTGTAAGTTTATCTGACAGAGAAAAACTTAAAGATCTCTATTTTCAACTTACAAAAGAACAGAGAGACGCAACTCCATTTTATTTTTTTAATATAAAAAAATCTGAAAAAATTAATGTAACCCAAAATCAACTTAATGATTTTAAGAATTCGAAAAAATACGGTTTATGGATTGACGGTAAGAAAACCAAAAATCAGGATCTACAAAACTACAAGCCTGAAGATTTTTCACATCAATCTGTAAGCAAAAGATACCCTAATGCGATAAGCGCAAAAAATCCTGAACCTTATCAGGTAAATTTAATGACACACCAATATTTTCAAAATTACCAAAATGAAAAGGAAAAAACCTTCATGGGTTTTAAAGCAAAAGCGTTCATCAAAGGAAAAGATACGATCACTCCCAGAAAAAATGTAGATGCAAAGCTTATTGAAATAAAAAAAGATTCAGATAAATCACAAAATACGGTATTAGATATTTCCACAGCTGTTGAAGGTCAAGCCGCCGATTTAGTTCCCGCAGAATTTCCAGGTGGAGCTAACCTATTGAGAAAATTAGTTTCTGGAAATTTTAATGGATCAGTGCTGAGCGGTAATGAAGGCTCGCTAAAATCTGTAATTACTTTTATTGTCGATGAAAATGGAAAAGCAAGAGATATTAAAACTTCTGGAGACAATGAAAAATTTAATAATGAAGCTTATATAGCTACTAAATTGGCAAACCAGAATGTAGTTTGGAAACCTGCAACCTTAAATGGTAAACCTGTAGCATATCAATATAAAATCCCTTTAAGTATGACATTTGAGACTTTCAAAAAAACACAATAA
- a CDS encoding beta-carotene 15,15'-monooxygenase yields the protein MSDFNEFDQQGSAPNRNTGSIISHAFEMYKGVFLYAAVVTIIYFLADFLVQSISGVNYWSDFSNFRDFDAEDYDYSRWNRPGMSLYYSGYGLLSIFISPLFVGLIYITNKFNNKVQIEFSDLFIGYRQNLGNILLYSLITNIILTIAAMMCVIPVFFVFPLFLLGYPILLFENANAMDAISKTYNIAKENYGVFLGTGILAALISISGVLLCCFGLIFTYPFIYIAMYSVYCAYLGKPRQITYK from the coding sequence ATGTCTGACTTTAACGAATTTGACCAGCAAGGTTCTGCTCCCAATCGAAATACAGGATCTATTATTTCGCATGCTTTCGAGATGTATAAAGGAGTTTTTCTCTACGCTGCAGTTGTTACGATTATTTATTTTCTCGCTGATTTTCTTGTACAGTCTATTTCAGGTGTCAATTACTGGAGTGATTTCAGCAATTTCAGAGACTTTGATGCAGAAGATTATGATTACAGTAGATGGAACCGACCAGGAATGTCACTTTACTACTCTGGCTATGGTTTGTTAAGTATTTTTATTTCGCCACTTTTTGTGGGGCTGATTTATATTACCAATAAATTTAATAATAAAGTTCAGATTGAATTTTCAGATTTGTTTATTGGCTATCGTCAAAATTTGGGGAACATTTTACTGTATAGTCTGATCACCAATATCATCCTGACTATTGCAGCGATGATGTGTGTGATTCCTGTATTTTTTGTTTTTCCGTTATTTCTTTTGGGTTATCCCATTCTTTTATTTGAGAATGCAAATGCAATGGATGCAATTTCAAAAACTTACAACATTGCAAAGGAAAACTATGGCGTTTTTTTAGGAACCGGAATTTTAGCAGCTCTTATTTCTATTTCTGGAGTATTACTTTGTTGTTTTGGTCTGATTTTTACTTATCCATTTATTTATATTGCCATGTATTCTGTGTACTGTGCATATCTCGGTAAACCAAGACAAATAACTTACAAATAA
- a CDS encoding NAD(P)/FAD-dependent oxidoreductase codes for MSKVAIIGAGVSGLSMANYLEKNNIDYHLYERRTKDDLKGHGFILPKEGIEYLSEIIDINDLYTKGSFLKKYIHYCHNGNVLSEKDLDNVFVISRSTLIEVLSQNIPADKISYRNTLNLTGFSEGKAELEFEDHAKLQADVVIASDGSRSRIRRAIFQDEVMKAVRENEVVNIIENEEIASQIEGNFHKFHHEDGGLTFGVLKLSPTKILWYCQFDITRYFINEDYTADCIKQFMLDNFGDWNPLVSSIVKESSYENAHIWRVYELEKLNPFHYKNIAFLGDAAHPLIPFTSQGVTSALKDSYILTQLLLENKDLEETFEKYEQERKPEIEIHIKNGRILLEQFLLPISEQPKDSLPISYK; via the coding sequence ATGAGTAAAGTTGCGATTATCGGAGCCGGAGTTTCAGGATTGAGCATGGCCAATTATTTAGAAAAAAATAATATCGACTATCATCTTTACGAGAGACGTACAAAAGACGATTTGAAAGGTCACGGTTTTATCCTCCCAAAAGAAGGAATTGAATACCTTTCGGAAATTATTGACATCAATGATCTTTACACCAAAGGAAGTTTCCTGAAAAAATACATTCATTACTGTCACAACGGAAACGTTCTTTCAGAAAAAGATCTGGATAACGTTTTTGTGATCTCAAGAAGTACTTTGATTGAAGTTTTAAGCCAAAATATTCCGGCAGACAAAATTTCTTACAGAAACACTCTGAATCTTACAGGTTTCTCTGAAGGAAAAGCCGAACTGGAATTTGAAGATCACGCAAAACTACAGGCCGATGTCGTGATTGCATCTGACGGTTCAAGAAGCAGAATCAGAAGGGCAATCTTTCAGGATGAAGTGATGAAGGCGGTGAGAGAAAATGAAGTCGTCAACATCATCGAAAACGAAGAAATCGCCAGCCAAATTGAGGGCAACTTTCATAAATTTCACCATGAAGACGGCGGATTGACTTTCGGAGTTTTAAAACTGTCTCCAACCAAGATTTTATGGTATTGTCAGTTTGATATCACCCGTTATTTCATTAATGAAGATTATACGGCAGATTGCATCAAGCAATTTATGTTGGATAATTTCGGAGACTGGAATCCTTTGGTTTCATCGATTGTAAAAGAATCTAGCTACGAAAACGCTCACATCTGGAGAGTATATGAATTGGAAAAGCTCAATCCTTTTCATTATAAAAATATTGCATTTTTAGGTGACGCAGCACATCCTCTGATTCCTTTTACAAGTCAGGGTGTAACCTCAGCTCTAAAAGATTCTTACATTCTGACACAGCTTTTATTGGAAAATAAAGACCTGGAGGAAACCTTTGAAAAATACGAGCAGGAAAGAAAACCTGAAATAGAAATACACATTAAAAACGGCAGAATATTGCTTGAGCAGTTTCTATTACCTATCAGCGAACAACCAAAAGACTCTTTACCAATCTCTTACAAATAA
- a CDS encoding PQQ-dependent sugar dehydrogenase, which produces MKKLLLPIVLASATMIVSCQGKGKPSEPAAKEEKANTSYKPSFEGQTRISPVKTSTPYNVEILTKDLGRPWGIVNLPDGKFLITEKSGFINVVSADGKQISKIEGFPKVDDKGQGGMLDVTLDPDFKTNQMIYFVFSEPFGDGNLTSVAKGKLSADMKNISDVKVIFRATPSYDGDKHYGSRLQFDKDGSLFVSTGERSDKETRVYAQKTDNYLGKILKITKDGKPAPGNPFIGKDGYKPEIYAFGIRSPQGLALDEKGQLWDIEMGPRGGDEINLIQPGKNYGWGDVTYGIEYSGEKINNGTTQKEETEQPVYYWDPVVSPSGVTFYTGNIEEWKNNLFIACLSGQHINRIVMKDNKVVGEERLLLDQKERFRDVLNGSDGNLYGITDSGKLYKISKK; this is translated from the coding sequence ATGAAAAAATTACTCTTACCCATTGTATTAGCTTCGGCAACAATGATTGTTTCGTGTCAGGGAAAAGGCAAACCAAGCGAACCAGCAGCGAAAGAAGAAAAAGCAAATACAAGCTATAAGCCTTCTTTTGAAGGACAAACAAGAATAAGTCCCGTAAAAACATCAACTCCTTACAATGTAGAAATTCTAACTAAAGATTTAGGTAGACCATGGGGAATTGTGAATTTACCAGACGGGAAGTTTTTAATTACCGAAAAATCTGGCTTTATCAATGTCGTTTCGGCAGATGGAAAACAAATTTCTAAAATAGAAGGATTCCCCAAAGTTGATGATAAAGGACAGGGCGGAATGCTCGACGTAACTCTGGATCCTGATTTTAAAACGAATCAAATGATTTATTTTGTTTTTTCTGAACCTTTTGGCGATGGAAATTTAACTTCAGTTGCGAAAGGAAAGCTTTCTGCTGATATGAAAAATATTTCTGACGTTAAAGTGATTTTCCGGGCAACGCCTTCGTATGATGGCGATAAACATTACGGAAGCCGTCTTCAATTTGATAAAGATGGTAGTTTGTTTGTGAGTACCGGTGAAAGATCTGATAAAGAAACAAGAGTTTACGCTCAGAAAACAGATAATTATTTAGGTAAAATCTTAAAAATTACCAAAGACGGAAAACCTGCACCGGGAAATCCTTTCATTGGTAAAGATGGTTATAAACCTGAAATTTATGCCTTCGGAATTCGTAGCCCGCAAGGTTTGGCTTTAGACGAAAAAGGTCAGCTTTGGGATATCGAAATGGGACCGAGAGGTGGAGATGAAATCAATTTAATCCAGCCAGGAAAAAATTACGGTTGGGGAGATGTAACCTACGGAATTGAATACTCGGGTGAAAAAATCAACAACGGAACGACTCAAAAAGAAGAAACGGAACAACCTGTTTATTATTGGGATCCGGTAGTTTCGCCAAGTGGAGTGACTTTCTACACAGGAAATATTGAAGAATGGAAAAATAATCTTTTTATTGCCTGTCTGAGCGGACAACACATTAACAGAATTGTGATGAAAGACAATAAAGTTGTGGGCGAAGAGCGCTTGCTTTTAGACCAAAAGGAAAGATTCAGAGATGTTCTGAATGGTTCTGATGGAAATCTTTATGGTATTACCGACAGCGGAAAATTGTATAAGATTTCGAAAAAGTAA
- the uvrB gene encoding excinuclease ABC subunit UvrB → MKFTLQSEYKPTGDQPTAIEKLTEGLEIGEKYQTLLGVTGSGKTFTVANVVHNTQKPTLVLAHNKTLAAQLFMEFKEFFPENAVEYFVSYYDYYQPEAYIASSGTYIEKDLSINEEVEKLRLSAIASLLSGRRDVLIVASVSCIYGVGNPAEFHKSLISLEIGEKTTRTALLHSLVNALYSRTLADFSRGTFRVKGDVVDIFPAYADNGVRIQFFGDEIEKIQSFDPVSGNTTANFDQIQIYPANLFVTSKETLNGAIRNIQDDMVKQVDFFSEIGKPLESKRLQERTELDLEMIKELGYCSGIENYSRYLDGRLPGSRPFCLLDYFPKDYLMVIDESHVTVPQVHAMYGGDRSRKEALVEYGFRLPAAMDNRPLKFEEFEAIQNQVIYVSATPADYELEKTGGEYIEQIIRPTGLLDPIIEIRPSLNQIDDLMEEIRKRAEIDERVLVTTLTKKMAEELTKYFTKFGIRTRYIHSDVETLERIQIMQDLRLGIFDVLIGVNLLREGLDLPEVSLVAILDADKEGMLRSRRSMIQTVGRAARNLNGRAILYADKITKSMQATLDETEYRREKQIAYNTEHGKVPMALNKKISENLVGRSKDFPDEKYTQKQILQKVADVKATYATEDVEKLVAQKQKEMEGAAKNLDFIKAAQLRDEIAALKG, encoded by the coding sequence ATGAAATTTACGCTTCAATCAGAATATAAACCAACCGGAGATCAGCCTACAGCCATTGAAAAACTGACTGAAGGTTTGGAAATCGGTGAAAAATATCAGACTTTACTCGGGGTGACAGGTTCCGGGAAGACTTTTACCGTTGCCAATGTGGTTCATAATACACAGAAACCGACTTTAGTTTTAGCGCATAATAAAACTTTGGCAGCTCAGCTTTTCATGGAATTTAAAGAATTCTTCCCGGAAAATGCTGTTGAATATTTTGTGAGTTACTACGATTATTATCAACCTGAAGCCTATATCGCAAGTTCAGGAACTTATATTGAAAAAGATTTGAGCATCAACGAAGAAGTGGAAAAACTTCGACTTTCGGCGATTGCAAGCTTACTTTCAGGACGAAGAGATGTACTTATTGTAGCCTCAGTATCATGCATTTACGGTGTCGGAAATCCCGCAGAATTTCACAAGTCACTAATCTCCTTGGAAATTGGTGAAAAAACGACAAGAACCGCGCTACTTCATTCTTTAGTTAATGCTTTATATTCCAGAACATTGGCAGACTTCTCAAGAGGTACGTTTCGTGTAAAAGGTGACGTGGTAGATATTTTCCCTGCTTACGCAGATAATGGCGTGAGAATTCAGTTTTTTGGAGATGAAATTGAAAAAATCCAAAGTTTTGATCCTGTTTCAGGGAATACAACTGCCAATTTTGATCAGATTCAAATTTACCCTGCCAACCTCTTTGTGACTTCAAAAGAAACTTTGAATGGAGCCATCAGAAATATTCAGGATGATATGGTAAAACAGGTGGATTTTTTCTCTGAAATCGGGAAACCTTTAGAATCAAAAAGACTTCAGGAAAGAACAGAACTCGATCTTGAAATGATCAAAGAATTAGGTTACTGCTCAGGAATTGAGAATTATTCACGTTATCTTGACGGAAGATTGCCCGGCTCAAGACCTTTCTGCCTTTTAGATTACTTCCCGAAAGATTATTTGATGGTCATTGACGAAAGTCACGTTACCGTCCCACAGGTTCACGCAATGTATGGTGGCGACCGAAGCCGCAAAGAAGCTTTGGTGGAATACGGATTCCGACTTCCTGCTGCAATGGATAACCGACCTTTGAAATTTGAGGAATTTGAGGCCATTCAAAATCAGGTTATTTATGTTTCTGCAACTCCGGCAGATTATGAACTGGAAAAAACAGGCGGAGAATATATCGAACAAATCATCCGTCCGACAGGGCTTTTAGATCCAATTATAGAAATTCGTCCTTCTTTAAATCAGATTGATGATCTAATGGAGGAAATCAGAAAACGTGCTGAAATTGACGAAAGAGTTTTGGTGACCACTTTAACCAAGAAAATGGCGGAAGAACTGACCAAATATTTCACAAAATTCGGGATCAGAACGAGATACATTCACTCTGATGTTGAAACTTTGGAGCGTATTCAAATCATGCAGGATTTGCGTCTTGGGATCTTTGATGTTTTGATTGGGGTCAACTTATTGAGAGAAGGTCTAGATTTACCAGAAGTTTCACTTGTTGCAATTCTTGATGCCGACAAAGAAGGAATGCTAAGAAGCAGAAGATCAATGATTCAGACGGTTGGTCGTGCGGCAAGAAATCTGAATGGAAGAGCCATTTTATACGCAGATAAGATTACCAAATCAATGCAGGCAACTCTCGATGAAACCGAATACCGTCGAGAAAAACAAATCGCATATAATACAGAACACGGTAAAGTCCCAATGGCTTTAAATAAAAAGATTTCTGAAAACCTCGTTGGAAGAAGCAAAGATTTCCCTGACGAAAAATATACTCAGAAACAAATTTTACAGAAAGTCGCGGATGTAAAAGCAACTTACGCAACTGAAGATGTAGAAAAATTAGTGGCTCAAAAGCAAAAAGAAATGGAAGGCGCTGCTAAAAATTTAGACTTTATAAAAGCAGCACAGTTGAGAGATGAGATTGCAGCTTTGAAGGGTTGA
- a CDS encoding AI-2E family transporter has product MSNYEKQISSVVIKQIALLAIILILAALICFNLALFIPSVLGAITIYVVCRKYNFYLQEERKWKPWASALVLMLASLIIIILPIYFIADLLIEKLGNAQAYMNKFNVFIDKIHDFVYSKTNIDLLSKENMAKVKETAGRFSTTALSGTFNTMTVVMSMYFILYFMFERPRLFERILASAAPLKRANVSMIGEKMRKLIMANAIGIPVVAIGQGIIALIGYFIFGAPSPILLFALTAAASMIPIVGAAIIYVPICIFMIAEGQTGPGIGLGIYCLVVVGLTDNILRFTLLKRLEDIHPLNTVFGIIMGMNLFGFMGLVFGPILVSFTLLLIQVYRNEFSDDDTPELELTSKGNNEDLENKIDLIV; this is encoded by the coding sequence ATGTCAAACTACGAAAAACAAATCAGCAGTGTTGTTATCAAGCAAATTGCTCTGCTCGCTATTATATTGATTTTAGCGGCTTTAATCTGCTTCAACTTAGCACTTTTTATACCTTCTGTATTAGGAGCAATTACGATTTATGTCGTTTGCAGAAAGTATAATTTCTATCTTCAGGAGGAGAGGAAATGGAAACCCTGGGCTTCGGCTTTAGTTTTAATGCTGGCGAGTTTGATTATTATCATTCTCCCGATTTACTTCATTGCCGATCTTTTGATAGAAAAACTTGGAAATGCACAGGCTTACATGAATAAATTCAATGTTTTTATCGATAAGATTCATGATTTTGTTTATTCTAAAACTAACATTGACCTTTTAAGTAAAGAAAATATGGCGAAGGTGAAAGAAACGGCTGGTCGTTTTTCCACAACGGCATTAAGTGGCACTTTCAATACGATGACTGTGGTCATGTCGATGTATTTTATTCTTTATTTTATGTTTGAAAGACCGAGATTGTTTGAAAGGATTTTGGCTTCTGCTGCACCTTTGAAAAGAGCAAACGTGTCTATGATTGGTGAGAAGATGCGTAAATTAATTATGGCCAATGCAATTGGAATTCCTGTTGTAGCTATTGGACAGGGGATTATCGCTTTAATCGGATATTTTATTTTTGGAGCGCCAAGTCCGATTCTTCTTTTTGCTTTGACGGCAGCAGCATCAATGATTCCTATTGTTGGAGCAGCCATTATTTATGTCCCTATTTGTATTTTTATGATTGCTGAAGGTCAAACCGGTCCGGGGATTGGTTTGGGAATCTACTGTTTGGTTGTTGTAGGTCTTACCGATAATATTCTGCGATTTACTTTACTAAAAAGACTGGAAGATATACATCCTTTAAATACTGTTTTCGGAATTATTATGGGAATGAATCTGTTTGGGTTCATGGGATTGGTATTCGGGCCGATTTTGGTTTCTTTTACCCTTCTCCTGATTCAGGTTTACAGAAACGAATTTTCAGATGATGACACGCCGGAACTTGAACTTACGAGTAAAGGAAATAATGAAGATTTAGAAAATAAAATTGATTTAATAGTTTAA
- a CDS encoding DUF3820 family protein, protein MNPEILQEICVVKMPFGKYQNTVLADLPISYLEWFNRQGMPKGKLGMQLATIYEIKLNGLMDLLKPLRGGKVEYEKPKTKVYKF, encoded by the coding sequence ATAAATCCTGAAATTTTACAGGAGATTTGTGTCGTAAAAATGCCTTTCGGAAAGTATCAAAACACTGTTTTGGCTGATTTACCGATAAGCTATCTCGAATGGTTTAACAGGCAAGGAATGCCAAAAGGAAAACTGGGAATGCAATTGGCGACAATTTATGAGATAAAATTAAATGGTTTAATGGATTTGCTGAAGCCTCTTCGTGGAGGAAAAGTTGAATATGAGAAGCCAAAAACGAAGGTTTATAAATTCTAA
- a CDS encoding aminodeoxychorismate synthase component I produces MFSANHQKFIEMDELSQQKVPFFFIIDFLVDQIEIFKKNKIEKNGLLIDFQSFSNTKKQEALDKKTDWRSYPETLESFQKGFDIVQNNIRLGNSYLTNYTRKTRIETNLSLEEIFHHSQAKYKVLYKDFFVFFSPETFVKIISDKIFTYPMKGTIDASLENAAEVLKNDKKEKAEHYTVVDLLRNDLSVVSNDVKVDKFQYIDFLKTHQKDLFAMSSEISGNVKDEFKGKVGSIMQKLLPAGSILGAPKPKTLEIILEAEGFDRGFYTGVCGWFDGENLDSCVMIRFIEKEGDQLYFKSGGGITHMSRLEDEYEEMKNKIYVPIH; encoded by the coding sequence ATGTTTTCGGCAAATCATCAAAAATTTATTGAAATGGACGAACTTTCACAACAGAAAGTTCCCTTTTTCTTTATCATAGACTTTCTCGTTGACCAGATAGAAATTTTCAAGAAAAATAAAATTGAAAAAAATGGTTTATTAATTGATTTTCAGTCATTTTCAAACACTAAAAAACAGGAAGCTTTAGATAAAAAAACAGACTGGAGATCATATCCCGAAACGCTGGAAAGTTTCCAAAAAGGTTTTGATATTGTTCAGAATAATATTCGGTTAGGAAATTCATACTTAACAAATTACACCCGAAAAACGAGAATTGAAACTAATTTAAGTTTGGAAGAAATTTTTCATCATTCTCAGGCAAAATACAAGGTTTTATATAAAGATTTTTTCGTATTTTTTTCTCCTGAAACTTTCGTCAAAATAATCAGTGATAAAATCTTCACTTATCCGATGAAAGGCACGATTGATGCATCTTTGGAGAATGCCGCAGAAGTTTTGAAGAACGATAAAAAAGAAAAAGCCGAACATTACACTGTTGTTGATTTGCTTAGAAATGATCTTAGCGTGGTCTCAAATGATGTGAAGGTGGATAAATTTCAATACATTGATTTTCTGAAAACCCACCAAAAAGATCTTTTTGCGATGAGTTCGGAAATTTCAGGAAATGTAAAAGATGAGTTTAAAGGAAAAGTGGGAAGCATTATGCAGAAACTTTTGCCGGCAGGATCAATTTTAGGTGCGCCAAAACCCAAAACTTTAGAAATTATTTTGGAAGCGGAAGGTTTCGACAGAGGCTTTTATACCGGAGTTTGCGGTTGGTTTGACGGTGAAAATCTGGACAGTTGCGTGATGATTCGTTTTATCGAAAAAGAAGGCGACCAACTGTATTTCAAAAGCGGCGGCGGAATCACGCACATGAGCAGATTAGAAGACGAGTACGAAGAAATGAAAAATAAAATCTATGTCCCAATTCATTGA